One Mycolicibacterium sarraceniae genomic window carries:
- the egtE gene encoding ergothioneine biosynthesis PLP-dependent enzyme EgtE has protein sequence MSGPEALAQSWRAARLPAAGVHLDSAACSRQSVAAIDAAAAHARHESEVGGYVAAQAAASVLDAGRAGVAALTGMSAADVVFTTGSGNALQLLLGVWPMERTVACLPGEYGPNLAGFAANGFSRRSLPVDSLGRVDPDAARTALADDPPAMVHLTAVASHRGVVQPVAAVAEICREIGVPLIVDAAQALAHIDCVADADAVYSSSRKWLAGPRGVGVLAVRPALADLLQTPEWAGSLSALQCLEFGEANIATRVAFSVAVGLHLAAGPDAVRQRLGELGRQVRTLLADVPGWRVVEPVDEPTAITTLAPTEGTDPAQVRARLIAEYGIVTTAAGIERAPLEMTTPVLRVSPHVDASIEDLEAFVTALRALT, from the coding sequence GTGAGCGGACCAGAGGCCCTGGCACAGAGTTGGCGCGCTGCTCGGCTGCCTGCCGCAGGTGTGCATCTGGACAGTGCCGCGTGTTCGCGCCAGAGTGTGGCGGCGATCGATGCCGCGGCCGCGCATGCCCGCCACGAATCCGAGGTCGGCGGCTATGTCGCGGCACAGGCGGCAGCATCGGTGCTCGACGCCGGCCGCGCGGGTGTCGCTGCGCTGACCGGAATGTCGGCCGCCGACGTGGTTTTCACCACCGGTTCGGGAAACGCCCTGCAACTGCTGCTCGGTGTGTGGCCGATGGAGCGCACGGTCGCGTGCCTACCCGGCGAGTACGGTCCAAACCTCGCGGGGTTCGCCGCCAACGGATTCAGCCGCCGGTCATTGCCAGTCGATAGCCTCGGCCGGGTCGATCCCGATGCTGCACGCACGGCGTTGGCCGATGATCCGCCGGCGATGGTGCACCTGACCGCGGTCGCCAGCCATCGCGGCGTCGTGCAACCGGTGGCCGCCGTTGCAGAGATATGCCGGGAGATCGGGGTGCCGTTGATCGTCGATGCTGCCCAGGCCCTGGCGCACATCGACTGCGTGGCCGATGCTGATGCCGTCTACTCCTCGTCGCGCAAGTGGCTGGCCGGCCCGCGCGGGGTTGGTGTGCTCGCCGTGCGTCCGGCGCTGGCCGACCTGCTGCAGACTCCGGAGTGGGCCGGCTCGCTGTCGGCGCTGCAATGCTTGGAATTCGGTGAGGCCAATATTGCTACCCGGGTTGCTTTTTCGGTGGCCGTGGGGTTGCATCTCGCGGCTGGCCCGGACGCGGTGCGGCAACGCTTGGGGGAGCTGGGACGGCAGGTGCGCACGCTGCTCGCCGACGTTCCCGGCTGGCGGGTCGTCGAACCTGTCGACGAGCCAACTGCCATTACCACGCTGGCGCCGACCGAGGGCACCGACCCGGCGCAGGTGCGGGCCCGACTGATCGCCGAGTATGGCATCGTGACGACCGCGGCCGGCATTGAGCGGGCACCCCTGGAGATGACGACGCCGGTGCTGCGAGTCTCGCCGCATGTTGACGCCTCCATCGAGGACCTCGAGGCGTTCGTGACGGCGCTGC
- the egtD gene encoding L-histidine N(alpha)-methyltransferase, giving the protein MTFTLSHYLAADSAAQALRADVRNGLAQNPKSLPPKWFYDSVGSELFDQITRLPEYYPTRAEAQILRAQSPAIVAASGADTLVELGSGTSEKTRQLLTALRDTGSLRRFVPFDVDSSVLESAGAALASEYPGLEIDAVCGDFEEHLARVPAGGRRLFVFLGSTIGNLTPGPRKQFLAALADVLDPGDSLLLGTDLVKDTGRLVRAYDDGAGVTARFNLNVLAVVNRELDANFDLGAFQHVARWNPDEERIEMWLRATAPQRVVIGSLGMQVDFAAGEEMLTEVSCKFRPETVAQELAEAGLRRTHWWTDPAGDFGLSLAVK; this is encoded by the coding sequence GTGACGTTCACGCTGTCGCACTACCTAGCCGCCGACTCCGCTGCCCAGGCATTGCGCGCCGACGTCCGGAACGGGCTGGCGCAGAATCCGAAATCGTTGCCGCCCAAGTGGTTCTACGACTCTGTGGGCAGCGAGCTTTTCGACCAGATCACCCGGTTGCCGGAGTACTACCCGACCCGGGCCGAGGCGCAGATCCTGCGTGCCCAGTCGCCGGCGATCGTGGCGGCAAGTGGTGCCGACACGCTGGTCGAGCTCGGCAGCGGCACCTCGGAGAAGACCAGGCAGCTCCTGACGGCGCTGCGCGACACCGGATCGCTGCGGCGCTTCGTGCCCTTCGACGTCGACTCGAGTGTGCTGGAGTCGGCCGGCGCCGCATTGGCTAGCGAGTATCCCGGTCTCGAGATCGACGCTGTGTGTGGTGATTTCGAGGAACACCTAGCCAGAGTTCCTGCCGGCGGTCGGCGGCTGTTCGTCTTTCTCGGCTCGACCATCGGCAATCTGACGCCAGGTCCTCGCAAGCAGTTCCTGGCCGCGCTGGCCGATGTGCTCGATCCCGGGGACAGCCTGTTGCTGGGTACTGATCTGGTCAAAGACACCGGCCGGCTGGTCCGTGCCTACGACGACGGCGCCGGCGTCACCGCGCGGTTCAACCTCAACGTGCTGGCGGTGGTCAACCGCGAGCTGGACGCGAACTTCGATCTCGGTGCCTTCCAGCACGTCGCTCGCTGGAATCCAGACGAGGAGCGGATCGAAATGTGGCTGCGGGCAACAGCTCCGCAGCGGGTGGTTATCGGCAGCCTCGGGATGCAGGTCGATTTCGCCGCAGGGGAGGAGATGCTCACCGAGGTGTCGTGCAAGTTCCGGCCGGAGACGGTCGCGCAGGAACTCGCCGAGGCGGGGTTGCGACGCACTCACTGGTGGACCGACCCGGCAGGCGACTTCGGCCTGTCGCTGGCAGTGAAGTGA
- the egtC gene encoding ergothioneine biosynthesis protein EgtC, whose protein sequence is MCRHLGWLGEPVSIASLMLDPPSGLQVQSYAPRRQKHGLMNADGWGVGFFDHGHARRWRSASPLWGDVSFASVAPALHSRCVVAAVRSATVGMPIEASASAPFSDGSWLLSHNGVVDRGVLPVSRAAESTVDSAMLAALIFDRGLDNLADTILDVGTADPSARLNIMAANGSRLVATTWGDTLSVLRRDDGVVLASEPYDDHPDWQDIPERHLVDVTGGQVSLTPLEGSS, encoded by the coding sequence ATGTGCCGACATCTCGGGTGGCTGGGTGAGCCGGTGTCGATCGCCTCGCTGATGCTGGATCCGCCCTCCGGCCTGCAGGTGCAGTCCTACGCTCCGCGCCGGCAGAAGCACGGGCTGATGAACGCCGACGGGTGGGGCGTGGGGTTCTTCGATCATGGACACGCTCGCCGGTGGCGCAGCGCGTCACCGCTGTGGGGTGATGTGTCCTTCGCGTCGGTGGCACCCGCGCTGCACAGCCGATGTGTAGTCGCCGCGGTGCGTTCGGCGACGGTGGGCATGCCCATCGAGGCCAGCGCTTCGGCGCCATTCAGCGACGGCAGCTGGCTGCTGTCACACAACGGAGTCGTCGACCGCGGGGTACTGCCCGTCAGCCGCGCCGCCGAATCAACGGTCGACAGCGCGATGCTTGCCGCGCTGATCTTCGACCGTGGCCTGGACAACCTCGCCGACACCATCCTCGACGTCGGCACCGCAGACCCTTCAGCGCGACTGAACATCATGGCGGCCAACGGATCCCGGCTAGTGGCCACCACCTGGGGCGATACTCTGTCGGTCCTGCGCCGCGACGATGGTGTGGTGCTGGCCAGCGAGCCCTATGACGACCATCCCGATTGGCAGGACATTCCCGAACGGCACCTGGTCGACGTGACTGGGGGACAGGTGTCGCTGACGCCGCTGGAAGGATCTTCGTGA
- the egtB gene encoding ergothioneine biosynthesis protein EgtB: MIGRDTLARDLDRARQRTLALTDFDDAELHRQYNPLMSPLVWDLAHIGQQEELWLLRDGDPHRPGMLPANIEGLYDAFVHSRASRVDLPLLSPAQSRAYCNSVRAAALDILDTLPERDDDAEVAFRFGLVISHENQHDETMLQALNLRSGAPILAQRNALPDGRPGLAGTSVLVAGGAFVLGVDGRDEPLSLDNERPAHLVDVPAFRIGRVPVTNSEWREFVDGGGYVQQRWWSPRGWEHRVQAGLSAPEFWNREGTRTRFGHVEAIPGDEPVQHVSFFEAEAYAAWAGARLPTEIEWEKAAAWDPGAGTRRRYPWGSDEPSGRLANLSGTALRPAPVGAYPAGASAYGAEQMLGDVWEWTTSPLRPWPGFTPMIYQRYSEPFFDGDYKVLRGGSWAVAADTLRPSFRNWDHPIRRQIFSGVRLVWDV, encoded by the coding sequence ATGATCGGGCGCGACACCTTGGCCCGCGATCTCGATCGGGCCCGGCAGCGCACTCTGGCCCTCACCGACTTCGACGATGCCGAGTTACATCGCCAGTACAACCCGCTGATGAGTCCGCTGGTATGGGACCTTGCGCACATCGGGCAACAGGAGGAGCTGTGGCTGTTGCGCGACGGTGACCCGCACCGGCCGGGGATGTTGCCTGCCAATATCGAAGGCCTCTACGACGCTTTCGTGCACTCTCGGGCCAGCCGCGTCGACCTGCCGCTGCTGTCGCCCGCGCAATCACGCGCCTACTGCAACAGCGTCCGGGCCGCCGCGCTCGACATCTTGGACACCCTGCCCGAACGCGATGACGACGCCGAGGTCGCATTCCGCTTCGGCCTGGTGATCAGCCATGAGAATCAGCACGACGAAACCATGCTCCAGGCGTTGAACCTGCGCAGTGGCGCGCCGATTCTGGCGCAGCGGAATGCCCTGCCTGACGGGCGACCCGGCCTGGCGGGCACCTCGGTGCTGGTCGCCGGCGGTGCGTTCGTACTCGGTGTCGACGGGCGAGACGAGCCGTTGTCGCTCGACAACGAGCGGCCTGCGCATTTGGTCGACGTACCGGCCTTCCGGATCGGGCGGGTGCCGGTGACCAACTCCGAGTGGCGCGAGTTCGTCGACGGCGGCGGATACGTCCAGCAGCGGTGGTGGTCACCACGCGGCTGGGAGCACCGAGTGCAGGCCGGTCTGAGCGCGCCGGAATTCTGGAATCGTGAGGGCACCCGAACCCGGTTCGGCCATGTCGAGGCGATCCCCGGCGACGAACCCGTGCAGCATGTCAGCTTCTTCGAAGCCGAGGCCTACGCGGCGTGGGCGGGTGCCCGCCTGCCCACCGAAATCGAATGGGAGAAGGCCGCGGCCTGGGATCCCGGTGCCGGCACCCGCCGCCGCTATCCCTGGGGTTCCGACGAACCCAGTGGGCGCTTGGCCAACCTCAGCGGTACGGCGCTGCGGCCTGCACCCGTCGGCGCCTATCCCGCCGGGGCCTCGGCCTACGGGGCCGAGCAGATGCTCGGCGACGTGTGGGAGTGGACCACCTCGCCCTTGCGGCCGTGGCCCGGATTCACCCCGATGATCTACCAACGCTATTCGGAACCATTCTTCGACGGGGATTACAAGGTGTTGCGCGGCGGTTCCTGGGCGGTGGCCGCCGACACGTTGCGGCCAAGCTTCCGCAACTGGGATCACCCGATCCGCCGGCAGATCTTCTCCGGTGTGCGCCTGGTCTGGGACGTCTGA
- the egtA gene encoding ergothioneine biosynthesis glutamate--cysteine ligase EgtA → MTFVVTSEPGRASSGPAVGERVLTSSSSAALYIAGASLEHGPIGRVGLELEAHCFDLHDPRRRPDWVQLNNVIATVGPLPGGSAVTVEPGGAVELSGPPADGPVAAIAALSADRKALQSAFAEAGLGLALLGADPLRRPHRINPGDRYQAMERFFTASGTGRAGTAMMTSTASIQVNLDAGPRDGWAARVRLAHSLGPTMIAIAANSPLLAGRFTGWASSRQRVWSQLDSARCGPILGASGDDPGTDWSRYALKAPVMLVHTPDAVAVTEHVPFADWADGLVLLGDRRPTTADLDYHLTTLFPPVRPRRWLEIRYLDSVPDELLPAVVFLMVTLLDDPVAAELAAEAVEPVATAWDLAARIGLKDDRLYEAANRCVAVAAERAPAELSESMQRLVQSVENGRSPADDFADQAISSGIEGALLQMARSTA, encoded by the coding sequence ATGACGTTCGTCGTCACGTCCGAGCCGGGCCGGGCATCGAGCGGCCCGGCCGTCGGCGAGCGCGTTTTGACCAGCTCATCCTCGGCCGCGCTGTACATCGCCGGCGCATCTCTGGAGCACGGCCCGATCGGCCGGGTGGGTCTGGAACTCGAAGCGCACTGCTTCGATCTGCATGACCCCCGCCGGCGGCCGGATTGGGTGCAGCTGAACAACGTGATCGCCACTGTGGGACCACTGCCCGGCGGCAGCGCCGTCACTGTGGAGCCCGGCGGTGCCGTCGAACTGTCCGGGCCACCGGCAGATGGGCCGGTAGCCGCGATCGCCGCGTTGAGCGCCGACCGCAAAGCCTTGCAATCGGCGTTCGCCGAGGCGGGTCTGGGCCTCGCGCTGCTGGGTGCAGACCCGCTGCGCCGTCCACACCGGATCAACCCGGGTGACCGCTATCAGGCCATGGAACGGTTCTTCACCGCCTCGGGCACGGGACGTGCGGGCACGGCGATGATGACGTCGACCGCCTCGATTCAGGTGAATCTCGACGCCGGCCCGCGCGACGGGTGGGCAGCCCGGGTCCGGCTGGCCCACTCGCTCGGCCCGACGATGATTGCGATCGCCGCCAATTCGCCGCTGCTCGCCGGTCGCTTCACCGGCTGGGCCTCCAGCCGTCAGCGGGTGTGGAGCCAGCTGGATTCGGCGCGCTGCGGACCGATCCTCGGTGCCAGCGGTGACGATCCGGGCACCGACTGGTCCCGCTACGCGCTCAAAGCTCCGGTGATGCTGGTGCACACCCCGGATGCGGTGGCGGTCACCGAGCATGTCCCGTTCGCCGATTGGGCCGACGGGCTCGTGCTCCTGGGTGATCGCCGGCCCACCACCGCCGACCTTGATTACCACCTGACCACGTTGTTCCCGCCGGTGCGCCCGCGGCGCTGGCTGGAGATCCGCTACCTCGACAGCGTGCCCGACGAACTGTTGCCGGCGGTGGTGTTCCTGATGGTGACGCTGCTCGATGACCCGGTGGCTGCCGAGTTGGCCGCCGAAGCCGTCGAACCGGTCGCGACAGCGTGGGATCTGGCGGCTCGGATCGGCCTCAAGGACGACCGGCTTTACGAGGCGGCCAACCGCTGTGTCGCGGTGGCCGCCGAACGCGCACCCGCGGAGTTATCCGAGTCGATGCAGCGGTTGGTGCAGAGCGTGGAGAACGGCCGCAGTCCCGCCGACGATTTCGCCGACCAAGCCATCAGCAGTGGCATCGAGGGCGCACTGCTGCAGATGGCCAGGTCGACAGCATGA
- a CDS encoding sensor domain-containing protein translates to MRSTVAAAVALAAGVTGFGTAVPAQARPSDPGVVSYAVLSKGSVGNIVGAPMTWEAVNTDPVQAYWVDLPVCNNWADVGLPEVYLDPDLASFNSAVTQTSATDQNHLVKQAIGVFATADAATRAFHRITDRTIGCAGQTTAMHLDDGTTQVWSFGGVAPTATDAVWVKQEAGTDRRCFTQTRLRENVLLQAKVCQAGNGGPAVNVLAGAMQNTLGQ, encoded by the coding sequence ATGCGCAGCACTGTTGCGGCGGCGGTCGCGTTGGCCGCCGGTGTCACCGGTTTCGGCACGGCCGTTCCGGCTCAGGCCCGTCCGTCGGATCCGGGTGTGGTGTCCTACGCAGTGCTGAGCAAGGGGTCCGTCGGCAATATCGTCGGCGCCCCGATGACCTGGGAAGCGGTGAACACCGATCCGGTCCAGGCGTACTGGGTGGACCTGCCCGTCTGCAATAACTGGGCCGATGTCGGGCTGCCTGAGGTGTACCTCGATCCCGACCTCGCGTCATTCAACAGTGCGGTGACCCAGACCTCGGCGACCGACCAGAACCACCTGGTCAAGCAGGCCATCGGGGTGTTCGCCACCGCCGACGCCGCCACCCGGGCCTTCCACCGCATCACCGACCGCACCATCGGGTGCGCAGGTCAGACCACGGCCATGCACCTCGATGACGGCACCACGCAGGTGTGGTCGTTCGGTGGTGTCGCACCCACCGCCACCGACGCGGTGTGGGTCAAACAAGAAGCGGGTACTGATCGCCGGTGCTTCACCCAGACCCGGCTGCGGGAAAACGTGCTGCTGCAGGCCAAGGTCTGCCAGGCCGGGAATGGCGGGCCCGCGGTCAATGTTCTGGCCGGCGCCATGCAGAACACCCTGGGTCAATAG
- a CDS encoding OsmC family protein — protein sequence MKIEVIYTAESTASGGGRDGVEQAQAEELMDKAHRVCPYSKATRGTIDVTLTAKV from the coding sequence ATGAAGATCGAGGTCATCTACACCGCGGAGTCCACGGCCAGCGGCGGGGGACGCGACGGTGTGGAGCAGGCGCAGGCCGAGGAGCTGATGGACAAAGCACACCGGGTGTGTCCGTACTCCAAAGCCACCCGGGGCACTATCGACGTCACGCTGACTGCCAAGGTCTGA
- a CDS encoding catalase, translating to MTEKFLTTDAGAPAPSFEHSLTVGSDGPILLQDHYLIEQMANFNRERIPERQPHAKGGGAFGAFEVTRDVSQFTRAAFLQPGAKTEMVARFSTVAGERGSPDTWRDPRGFALKFYTSEGNFDMVGNNTPVFFVRDPMKFQNFIRSQKRMAANNLRDHNMQWDFWTLCPESAHQVAYLMGDRGIPKTWRNMNGYSSHTYSWLNAAGELFWVKYHFKTDQGIDYLSQEDADRLAGEDGDYHQRDLFNSIEDGDFPSWTLHVQIMPFEDAKTYRFNPFDLTKVWPHSDYPLHEVGRMTLNRNVVDYHAQMEQAAFEPNNIVSGTGLSPDKMLLARGFSYSDAHRHRLGVNYRQIPVNEPHVEVNAYSKDGAMRIRNAPDPVYAPNSMGGPEADPARAAEVHWVCDGDMVRSAYALRPDDDDWGQAGTLVREVLDDAARDRLVHNIIGHVSDGVKEPVLSRVFEYWRNVDADLGEKVEEGVRGKAE from the coding sequence ATGACAGAGAAATTCCTGACTACCGATGCCGGTGCGCCGGCCCCGAGTTTCGAACACTCCCTGACCGTCGGATCGGACGGCCCGATCCTGCTACAGGATCACTACTTGATCGAGCAGATGGCGAACTTCAACCGGGAGCGCATCCCGGAGCGTCAACCGCACGCCAAGGGCGGCGGAGCGTTCGGGGCCTTCGAGGTGACCCGGGACGTCAGCCAATTCACTCGAGCCGCGTTCCTGCAACCCGGTGCCAAGACCGAGATGGTGGCCAGGTTCTCCACGGTGGCCGGTGAGCGCGGCAGCCCAGACACCTGGCGGGACCCGCGGGGTTTCGCGCTGAAGTTCTACACCAGCGAGGGCAACTTCGACATGGTCGGCAACAACACTCCGGTGTTCTTCGTGCGCGATCCGATGAAATTCCAGAACTTCATTCGCAGCCAGAAGCGCATGGCCGCGAATAATCTTCGCGACCACAACATGCAGTGGGACTTCTGGACGTTATGTCCGGAGTCGGCACACCAGGTTGCCTACTTGATGGGTGATCGGGGCATCCCGAAGACGTGGCGCAACATGAATGGGTATTCCAGCCACACCTACAGCTGGCTCAACGCCGCCGGCGAATTGTTCTGGGTGAAGTACCACTTCAAGACCGACCAGGGCATCGACTACCTCAGCCAGGAGGATGCCGACCGGCTGGCAGGCGAAGACGGCGACTATCACCAGCGCGACCTCTTCAACTCGATTGAGGACGGCGACTTCCCGAGCTGGACGCTGCACGTCCAGATCATGCCGTTCGAGGACGCCAAGACCTACCGATTCAACCCGTTCGACCTGACCAAGGTGTGGCCGCACAGCGACTACCCCCTGCATGAGGTCGGCCGAATGACGTTGAACCGCAACGTCGTCGACTACCACGCCCAGATGGAGCAGGCCGCTTTCGAGCCGAACAACATCGTGTCAGGGACCGGCTTGAGCCCGGACAAGATGCTGCTGGCGCGCGGATTCTCGTACTCCGACGCGCATCGTCACCGGCTCGGCGTGAACTACCGGCAGATCCCGGTCAACGAGCCGCACGTCGAAGTGAACGCCTATTCCAAGGACGGTGCGATGCGCATCCGCAATGCCCCCGACCCGGTGTATGCACCGAACTCGATGGGCGGTCCGGAAGCCGATCCCGCGCGGGCTGCAGAGGTGCACTGGGTCTGTGATGGCGACATGGTCCGTAGCGCGTATGCGCTTCGCCCAGATGACGACGATTGGGGCCAAGCCGGCACCTTGGTCCGGGAGGTTCTCGACGATGCCGCTCGAGATCGTCTCGTGCACAACATCATCGGGCATGTGTCCGACGGTGTGAAGGAGCCGGTGTTGTCCCGCGTGTTCGAGTACTGGCGCAACGTCGACGCCGATCTCGGTGAAAAAGTCGAAGAAGGAGTGCGCGGCAAGGCCGAATAG
- a CDS encoding DUF4185 domain-containing protein has protein sequence MCAISSICLLALALAPGAVADPPNPAPDPILAPLAPGQVVRIGPIAGTGTPTRDYGIGATDLCEFMEFPTELLQICGDSFAGQGVGFGGWFSPVALHVSGDSVADPDGVRYTGVTGVDKPLLADPTPAGSSQLPAGVVSINRQNYLLVTTTTDLVPQTSRLVKAQAGQGGWQTIAGSQRPASYAGGRQTQISGYYSPIPAPDSQSGWVYIVANNFDRSSPAVLYRATPETFTDRSRWQGWAAGPGGGWNTTPTPLWPDKVGEMSLREVDGKPVLSYFNASTGNMEMRVAYDPTGLGSAPVTTVVQADGWPDPPASLPAADDNRLAQPYGGYISPGSTLEEVRVFISQWNTGPRDQAPYRVLQFAVNPFKPW, from the coding sequence GTGTGCGCCATTTCGTCGATCTGTTTGCTGGCGCTGGCGTTGGCTCCGGGCGCGGTCGCTGACCCACCTAACCCGGCGCCCGATCCGATTCTGGCGCCGCTGGCACCGGGTCAGGTGGTGCGCATCGGGCCGATCGCGGGCACCGGAACCCCGACCCGCGACTACGGCATCGGCGCCACCGACCTGTGCGAATTCATGGAATTCCCCACCGAATTGCTGCAGATCTGCGGTGACAGCTTCGCCGGGCAGGGCGTCGGATTCGGCGGCTGGTTCTCGCCGGTTGCCCTTCACGTGTCGGGCGACTCGGTCGCCGATCCAGACGGGGTGCGCTACACCGGGGTCACCGGCGTGGACAAGCCGTTGCTGGCCGACCCGACGCCAGCAGGATCCTCGCAGCTGCCGGCCGGCGTGGTGTCGATCAACCGGCAGAACTACCTGCTGGTGACCACCACCACGGATCTGGTGCCGCAGACCTCGCGGCTGGTGAAAGCTCAAGCCGGACAGGGTGGTTGGCAGACCATCGCCGGCTCGCAGCGCCCCGCGTCCTACGCCGGTGGGCGTCAGACGCAGATCAGCGGCTACTACAGCCCGATTCCCGCCCCGGATTCGCAGAGCGGCTGGGTGTACATCGTGGCCAACAATTTCGATCGGTCCTCTCCGGCGGTGCTGTACCGCGCCACCCCGGAGACCTTCACCGATCGCTCCCGATGGCAGGGCTGGGCGGCCGGTCCCGGTGGCGGCTGGAACACGACACCGACGCCGTTGTGGCCGGACAAGGTCGGCGAGATGAGTCTGCGTGAGGTCGACGGTAAGCCGGTGCTGTCCTATTTCAACGCCAGCACCGGCAACATGGAGATGCGGGTGGCCTACGATCCGACCGGTCTGGGCAGCGCGCCGGTGACGACGGTGGTGCAGGCCGACGGTTGGCCGGACCCGCCTGCGAGCCTGCCCGCGGCCGATGACAATCGACTCGCGCAGCCCTACGGGGGCTATATCTCGCCGGGTTCGACGCTCGAGGAGGTGCGGGTGTTCATCAGCCAGTGGAACACCGGGCCGCGCGACCAAGCGCCGTACCGGGTTCTGCAATTCGCGGTGAACCCTTTCAAGCCCTGGTGA
- a CDS encoding aspartate-semialdehyde dehydrogenase, producing the protein MVNIGVVGATGQVGQVMRTLLEERDFPVTSVRFFASARSAGKKLPFRGQEIEVEDAEIADPSGIDIALFSAGATMSRVQAPRFAAAGVVVIDNSSAWRKDPEVPLVVSEVNFARDVGNRARSLSKGIIANPNCTTMAAMPVLKVLHDEAQLVRMIASTYQAVSGSGLAGVDELATQARAVISRAEELVHDGSALDYPAPVKYVAPIAFNVVPLAGSLVDDGSGETDEDQKLRNESRKILGIPDLAVSGTCVRVPVFTGHSLSINAEFAQPISPARAAELLAGAPGVTLVDVPTPLAAAGVDDTLVGRIRQDPGVPDERGLALFLSGDNLRKGAALNTIQIAELLAAEL; encoded by the coding sequence ATGGTCAACATCGGTGTTGTGGGAGCCACCGGCCAGGTGGGCCAGGTGATGCGCACCCTGCTCGAAGAGCGCGACTTCCCGGTGACCAGTGTGCGGTTCTTCGCCTCGGCGCGCTCCGCGGGCAAAAAGCTACCGTTCCGCGGTCAGGAGATCGAGGTCGAGGACGCGGAGATCGCCGATCCTTCGGGCATCGACATCGCGCTGTTCTCGGCCGGCGCGACGATGTCGCGGGTGCAGGCGCCGCGGTTCGCCGCCGCCGGTGTGGTGGTCATCGACAACTCGTCGGCCTGGCGCAAAGACCCTGAGGTTCCGCTGGTGGTGTCGGAGGTCAATTTCGCGCGCGATGTCGGAAACCGCGCTCGGTCCCTGTCAAAAGGCATTATCGCCAACCCGAATTGCACCACCATGGCCGCCATGCCGGTGCTCAAGGTACTGCACGACGAGGCGCAGCTGGTGCGGATGATTGCCTCGACGTATCAGGCGGTCTCGGGCAGCGGCCTGGCCGGGGTCGACGAGCTGGCCACCCAGGCGCGCGCGGTGATCTCTCGCGCCGAGGAGCTGGTACACGACGGCTCCGCGCTGGACTACCCGGCGCCGGTGAAATATGTTGCGCCCATTGCGTTCAACGTGGTGCCGCTGGCCGGTTCGCTGGTCGACGACGGCTCCGGGGAGACCGACGAGGACCAGAAGCTGCGCAACGAAAGCCGCAAGATCCTCGGCATCCCCGATCTAGCGGTGTCCGGGACCTGCGTGCGAGTGCCGGTGTTCACCGGACACTCGCTGTCGATCAATGCTGAATTCGCCCAGCCGATTTCGCCTGCGCGCGCGGCTGAGCTGCTGGCCGGTGCGCCGGGGGTGACGCTGGTCGACGTGCCGACGCCGCTGGCCGCCGCCGGGGTGGACGACACCCTGGTCGGGCGGATCCGCCAAGATCCCGGCGTGCCCGACGAGCGAGGGCTGGCGTTGTTCCTCTCCGGGGACAACCTGCGAAAAGGCGCCGCACTCAACACCATTCAGATCGCTGAACTGCTGGCCGCCGAGCTCTGA